The segment CCGAAGCAATTTCAATGGACGGCGACAACATCGCTGTAGTAGATGCTGACGAATGTATTGACTGTGGTGCATGTGTGGACTCCTGTCCAACAGATGCGATCACAATGGAATAAGCCTGCTTATTCCATTTATCTTTCTATTTTTCTATTAATTATTTTGTATTGTATCGTATTTTTTGTTTTGCATCTTTTGTTTTCCATACTGTTTATTTCAATTGATGATTTAGAGTCAGTCATTTCACATTGATCATTATCAGAAGAATTACGTTTCAGATCCGAGCGTACATTTAATAGTTAACATGGGTGAGTGAAACAATAACTTTTTTACCCGCAACCAAAAATAAAGCCATAGGATGTTGTTCATTGTGGCGATAGATTTAAAGCATTGACAACGTTAGGAGTAAAGATCATCATGTTAGTTGTATTATCAGTAGGTGGATCCATACTCGCAAAGGACCTGGATCCTGAGCATTTTGTTGCTTATGCTTCCGCACTCAGGGAACTGGGACGGGAACATAAGTTAGTGATAGTAACCGGTGGCGGTGTTGCAGCAAGGAATTACATAGACGTTGCAAGAAGTGTCGGAGCAAACGAAGTCGTATGTGATTTTATTGGAATTGACATCACAAGACTAAACGCCCAGCTCCTGATCGCAGCACTTGGAAAAGATGCGTATCCCGAACCACCTACCAGTTACAAGGAAGCTGAATCTGCCCTTTCATCCGGAAAGA is part of the Methanococcoides orientis genome and harbors:
- a CDS encoding 4Fe-4S binding protein, which gives rise to MVAVINRDECVGCGTCVDDCPSEAISMDGDNIAVVDADECIDCGACVDSCPTDAITME